A part of Carettochelys insculpta isolate YL-2023 chromosome 1, ASM3395843v1, whole genome shotgun sequence genomic DNA contains:
- the LOC142002449 gene encoding olfactory receptor 52B2-like: MMPSENHSSFVPVSFILTGFRGTEESQVWISIPFCLMYVAALFGNSLLLFIIVTERSLHEPMYLFVSMLATADLLLSTTAVPKMLAVFCFKAGEISFAACLTQMFFIHVSLTSESGILLAMAFDRYVAICTPLRYTTVLTKPMIGKIGLAVVTRSFCVFFPYIVLLKRLKFCRTNVLPHTYCQEWAVTRLACDDITVDTWYSRTVAILAFGLDAVLIVVSYVLILKAVFQLPIKDARVKALRTCGSHICVILMFYISSFFSYFAHQYGHIIPSYILNLLANNHVLFPPMLNPIIYGVTTKEILKRVINLFCLC, translated from the coding sequence ATGATGCCATCTGAGAATCACAGTTCTTTTGTCCCTGTAAGCTTCATCCTCACTGGCTTCCGGGGTACGGAGGAGTCTCaggtctggatctccatccccttctgcctgaTGTATGTTGCAGCTCTTTTTGGGAACTCTCTCCTCCTGTTCATCATAGTAACAGAacgaagcctccatgagcccatgtacctttTCGTCTCCATGCTGGCCACAGCTGATCTACTATTATCAACCACAGCCGTGCCCAAGATGCTGGCTGTATTCTGCTTCAAAGCAGGGGAAATTTCTTTTGCTGCCTGCTTGACCCAGATGTTCTTCATCCACGTCAGTCTTACCTCTGAGTCGGGCATCCTGCTGGCCATGGCGTTTGATCGGTACGTTGCCATCTGCACCCCTCTGAGATACACCACTGTGCTAACCAAGCCCATGATCGGGAAGATAGGGCTGGCAGTTGTCACAAGGAGTTTCTGTGTCTTTTTTCCTTACATTGTTCTCCTGAAACGGCTGAAGTTCTGCAGAACCAACGTCCTGCCTCACACCTACTGTCAGGAATGGGCTGTCACCCGCCTGGCTTGCGACGACATCACAGTTGACACGTGGTATAGCAGAACCGTAGCTATTTTAGCATTTGGCTTGGATGCTGTGCTCATTGTTGTGTCTTATGTGCTGATCCTCAAGGCTGTCTTCCAGCTCCCAATCAAGGATGCCAGGGTGAAGGCTCTGCGCACCTGTGGTTCCCACATCTGTGTTATTCTAATGTTTTACATCTCATCTTTTTTCTCCTATTTTGCTCATCAATATGGGCACATCATTCCTAGTTATATTCTCAATCTACTGGCCAACAACCACGTGCTCTTCCCCCCGATGTTAAACCCCATCATTTATGGGGTGACAACAAAAGAAATCCTGAAGCGGGTGATCAACTTGTTTTGTCTATGCTGA
- the LOC142002441 gene encoding olfactory receptor 52B2-like, with amino-acid sequence MMADDNQTFFVPISFILTGFPGTEESQVWISIPFCLMYIVALLGNSLLLFIIVTERSLHEPMYLFLSMLAMADLVLSTTTVPKMLAVFWFGDGEISFAACLTQMFFNDISFIAESAILLAMAFDRYVAICNPLRYRVILTKPVIGKIGLVVVTRSFCFNFPPVFLVMQLKFCRTNLLPHVYCDHMAIARLACDNKIRVNFWYGIAMAILAIGLDAVLIAVSYILILRAVFQLSSNDARLKALRTCSSHICVILMFYTPAFFSYFAHQYAHIIPGYILNILSNLYLFIPPMFNPIIYGMTTKEILKRVINLFYPCCSRCLVLS; translated from the coding sequence ATGATGGCAGACGACAATCAGACGTTTTTTGTCCCTATAAGCTTCATCTTGACAGGCTTCCCTGGCACAGAGGAGTCTCaggtctggatctccatccccttctgtctgATGTACATTGTAGCTCTTTTGGGGAACTCTCTCCTCCTATTCATCATAGTAACAGAacgaagcctccatgagcccatgtacctttTCCTCTCCATGCTGGCCATGGCTGATCTAGTGTTATCGACCACCACAGTACCCAAGATGCTGGCTGTCTTCTGGTTCGGAGATGGGGAAATTTCTTtcgctgcctgcctcacccagatgttcttcaaCGATATCAGTTTTATTGCCGAGTCAGCcatcctgctggccatggcattTGATCGGTATGTTGCCATCTGTAACCCCCTGAGATACAGAGTCATTCTAACCAAGCCTGTGATTGGGAAGATAGGTCTGGTGGTTGTTACAAGAAGTTTCTGTTTCAATTTTCCTCCTGTTTTTCTTGTAATGCAGCTGAAATTCTGCAGAACCAACCTCCTGCCTCACGTATACTGTGATCACATGGCCATTGCCCGGTTGGCCTGTGACAACAAAATCAGAGTGAACTTCTGGTATGGCATAGCCATGGCTATTTTAGCAATTGGTTTGGATGCTGTGCTCATTGCTGTGTCTTATATTCTCATCCTCAGGGCTGTTTTCCAGCTTTCTTCTAATGATGCCCGGCTCAAGGCTCtgcgcacctgcagctcccacatctGTGTCATACTGATGTTCTACACGCCGGCCTTTTTCTCCTATTTTGCACATCAGTATGCACACATTATCCCTGGTTATATTCTCAACATATTGTCCAACCTCTACCTGTTCATCCCACCCATGTTCAACCCCATCATTTATGGGATGACAACAAAAGAGATCCTGAAACGGGTGATCAACTTGTTTTATCCCTGCTGCAGCAGATGTCTTGTGCTGAGCTAA